A window of the Henckelia pumila isolate YLH828 chromosome 3, ASM3356847v2, whole genome shotgun sequence genome harbors these coding sequences:
- the LOC140890811 gene encoding uncharacterized protein — MADDIFNEKLLMEKLSKLNSSRQSIETLSRWCIFHRKKAQQVVEIWDRLFKSAQQEQLVSFLYLANDVLQNSRRKGSEFVSEYLKVLPSALKFAHETGDENCRKAASRLVDIWEERKVFGSWVQNLKNELLGENSSAVHSGNPSHDFTTGNNSNPIKVAKRDKSTAGGLPRKILTTFQLVQEEEVNEETTLNICENAVSSIQEIVDFVDASSQGNLLGSDVVDYIQTQENILQQCISQLESSAAIRVTLISQLKEALQDQESKLDLLRNELHVAQSQTKKAENIKLKLTSSPTFRTTNQPMVDRGFSTVENWVGPSFSDKEESKKATAAALAAQLTSISSSAQMLTSILSSLVAEEAASKSTGLKRPKLETPPPPFPSLNNAEVGSSTYFPQSIPSQAPFYPPLGSSYNHGLSNQLPPPTMAYSGPGSSPQQSSQQPQSQQPGSSGHFGSYGHQPSIPPVQRR; from the exons ATGGCTGATGACATTTTTAATGAGAAATTGTTGATGGAGAAATTGTCTAAACTAAACAGTTCTCGACAAAGCATAGAAA CTTTGTCTCGGTGGTGCATTTTTCACCGTAAAAAGGCCCAGCAAGTTGTTGAAATATGGGATAGATTATTTAAATCTGCACAGCAGGAGCAGTTGGTTTCCTTTTTATATTTAGCCAACGACGTCCTACAAAATAGCAGGCGTAAGGGCAGTGAATTTGTGAGTGAATACTTGAAGGTCCTTCCATCGGCTCTCAAGTTTGCTCATGAAACTGGCGACGAAAACTGCAGAAAAGCCGCGTCTAGATTG GTTGACATCTGGGAAGAAAGAAAAGTATTTGGATCGTGGGTTCAAAATCTTAAAAATGAACTGCTGGGAGAGAATTCGTCTGCAGTCCATAGTGGAAATCCTTCGCATGATTTTACCACTGGAAACAATTCTAATCCTATCAAGGTTGCAAAAAGAGAT AAATCAACTGCTGGAGGCTTGCCGCGAAAAATCTTGACCACTTTCCAGTTGGTACAAGAAGAAGAAGTCAATGAAGAAACCACCTTAAACATTTGTGAAAATGCCGTGTCTAGCATCCAAGAAATAGTGGATTTTGTAGATGCTTCTTCTCAAG GTAACCTGCTGGGTTCTGACGTGGTTGATTACATACAGACGCAAGAGAACATCCTTCAGCAGTGCATTAGCCAGCTTGAGAGCTCTGCAGCGATTAGAGTTACTCTAATTTCTCAGCTCAAAGAAGCTCTCCAGGATCAA GAGTCCAAGCTGGATCTGCTGCGAAATGAGTTACAT GTTGCTCAGAGTCAGACCAAGAAAGCAGAAAATATAAAGCTGAAACTAACATCGTCCCCAACTTTTCGAACAACGAATCAGCCTATGGTTGATAGGGGATTTTCAACAGTGGAAAATTGGGTTGGGCCTTCGTTTTCCGACAAAGAGGAGAGCAAGAAGGCAACAGCTGCTGCTCTTGCTGCACAACTCACCTCCATATCATCTTCTGCACAGATGCTTACTTCCATTCTCTCATCCCTCGTAGCAGAAGAGGCGGCATCAAAGAGCACTGGCTTGAAACGGCCCAAGCTAGAAACACCGCCACCACCTTTTCCTAGcttgaacaatgccgaggtagGTAGTTCTACCTATTTTCCTCAATCGATCCCATCGCAAGCTCCGTTCTACCCACCACTTGGTAGCTCTTATAATCATGGTCTGAGCAACCAACTGCCGCCTCCCACTATGGCGTATTCTGGGCCTGGCTCATCACCACAGCAATCCAGCCAGCAGCCACAATCTCAGCAGCCTGGAAGTAGTGGACATTTTGGATCCTACGGGCACCAGCCATCGATCCCTCCTGTACAGAGACGGTGA